TTTCATACCCCATGTGAATGTGATAGACAATGTCATTTATGAGTTCCCTGCCTTCTTTCTTATCATAATTCTCATTCAACTTTTCCCCTTTTGAATCTGAGGTTTTGGTGGATATTTTCCAGATTGTTCTTGTTCCAAATTGGGTAATGGAGTCTTGGATTTCCCTTTATTTAGTAATGATCTTCCTATTTCTGCCTGAGACTTGTATAGCTAGTGTTCAGAATAAAGGCAGACTGAATCTGGGGTTTCAAGGCTCTCAAATGACTTGGATAGACAACGATGGATTAATTCTTGTTTCCAATAGCTCCAAATTTGCATTTGGATTTAACCCTACTAATGATGTTACCTTGTTCCTTCTTGTTGTCATCCATGTAAGTAGCTCTACCATCGTTTGGTCAGCTAACAGAGATTCCCCTGTTCGaaataatgataattttgtttttgatgaTACTGGAAATGCCAATTTGCAAAGTGGGAAATCAACAATTTGGTCTACGAATACGGCTGATAAAGGAGTTTCCGCCATGGAATTGAAGGATTCGGGGAATCTAATTTTGGTTGGGAAAGATGGTAGCGTTATTTGGGAAAGCTTCACACATCCTGTTGATACTCTTCTGTCAGGCCAGAATTTCACTCAAGGAATGAAGCTTGTAAGCACTCCTAACAACAATAATTTGAGTTATTCACTTGAATTTAAGTCTGGGGATATGGTTCTTTCTGCAAGTTTTCAGCCTCCACAGCCTTATTGGGCTATGGGGAAAGATGATAGAAGGACTATCAATCAAGTTGGAGGAGGTGTCACTTCAGCAATTCTTGATGGAAATGCTTGGAAAATTTATGGTGAGAAGAGAGTGTTGCTCTGGCAGTTCATTTTCCCTGATGATAAATATCCAAATGCGACTCGGTTGGCTGTTCTTGGAGAAGATGGTTCCATTACTTTTAGCATTCTTCAAGATGAATCGAAGCTTGACTCGGGGACAAGAATTCCACAAGATGAATGCAGCAGACCAGACTCTTGTGATCCATATTTCATTTGTTATAGTGGCAACAAGTGTCAGTGCCCATCAGCCCTTCCATCTTGCAAACCTGAGACTGCTTCGTTTTGCAATAAAGATGTGGAGCTTGTAGATGCTGGGGATAGTCTTGGTTATTTTGCACTTGGTTTTGTTTCTCCATCTGCTAAAACTGATTTAAATGGTTGCAAAGCTTCTTGCGTTGGCAATTGCTCATGTGCTGCTATGTTCTTTGATAGCACTTCAGGGAATTGTTTTATGTTTGATCAAATAGGAAGTTTACAAGGTTCGGTTAATGGAGCTGGTTTCAAGTCATACATTAAAGTATCAGCTAGCCAGGGGAATGGGGATAGCggtggtggaggtggaggtgggaAGGGACGATTACCTATTGTCTTTGGTATCGTCATTTCTTCGGCTATTGTCATTCTTGGCCTAATTTATGGAGGTATCAGATATCAGAGGAGAAAGAACAACAAGATGCCTGATTCTGCAAAGGGGAGTTCAGAAGAAGACAATTTCTTGGAGGGCCTATCAGGGATGCCGATTCGTTTTAGTTACAAAGAACTTCAGAATGCAACTAATAACTTCTCAATAAAACTTGGGCAAGGAGGGTTTGGTTCAGTTTACCAAGGGGTCCTTCCAGATGGGACTAGACTTGCTGTGAAGAAATTGGAAGGCATTGGCCAGGGAAAGAAAGAATTTCGAGCAGAAGTTAGTATTATAGGCAGCATCCATCATCTTCATTTGGTGAGACTGAGAGGTTTTTGTGCTGAAGGAACACACAGGCTTCTGGCTTATGAGTACATGGGAAATGGATCTTTAGAGAAATGGCTTTTCAAGAAGAACAAGGAATTCTTGCTAGACTGGGATACACGATTTAATATTGCACTTGGCACAGCAAAAGGCCTAGCTTACCTCCACGAGGACTGTGATGTAAAAATTGTGCATTGTGATATCAAACCTGAAAATGTACTTCTTGATGATCATTTCCTTGCCAAGGTCTCAGATTTTGGCCTCGCTAAGCTGATGACCAGAGAGCAGAGCCATGTTTTCACAACCATGAGGGGTACAAGAGGATATCTCGCACCAGAATGGATCACAAATTATGCCATATCAGAGAAAAGTGACGTTTTTAGTTATGGAATGGTTTTGCTTGAGATAATTGGAGGTAGGAAGAATTATGATCCTTCACAAAGTTCAGAGAAATCCCATTTTCCCTCATACGCCTTTAGGATGATGGAAGAGGGGAAATTGGAAGACCTTATCGATAGGAACTTGAAAGTTGAAGAAGAGGATGAAAGGGTCTCCATAGCAATTAAAGTTGCTCTGTGGTGTATACAGGATGACATGTCTCTCAGGCCATCCATGGCTAAGGTTGTGCAAATGCTGGAAGGGATCTCCCATGTCCCTTCACCGCCAACTGCTTCTCAAATGGGGTCACGacttttttcaagttatttgaaATCACTAAGTGGCGAGGGTACTTCATCCGGCACCTCTGCACCATCAGACTGCAACAGCGATGCTTATCTTTCGGCTGTTCGGCTCTCAGGTCCAAGATAGCATTTGCAAGAAGCATAAACATAGTCGTTCATGTAAGGGCTGTTGTAGATGATTGACAAACATGTGCAATGGTTTCATACCTTTTAGTTTTTCtgtatattaaaattatctAGGAAATTTTTTTGCCATATTCGCCATGACAAAGGTTGGAGTTGATTGAGAatgttttatttgtatatatatcaaTGCTATAAATGAGttgaaaataaacaaagaaaatgcaTTTGGTAACACTCATCCTGGATTTCAAGTACAGCATGCGTGATGGTAGAATTAGCTGCATTATCTTGTTGCAGTTTCATGGATATACTAATATAGAACAGAAAATCGGACACTTGTTGTTCCTTTTGCATAGTttcattatacatatatataagttttattttctaaaacctTACAATTACATGCCAAAAttcactatcaaaattaaaatgtttgatTCTCGTAATCCAAATGGTGTTACATAAATTGGAATAGTGGGAATACTAATGTATCTGCGGTTTTATCAGAACTAGTAGGAAGTAACTCAACTAGCTTCTCATCCTTTCAACTTTCTGAATAGAATACTTGAGTTCTTTCTGAATGTTGAGCCTCGAAGGCGACAAGACAATATCTTTCCAAACAGAGCCTGCTTGAAATGCTGGGTGAGGATTCTTGTAAAGTTCATAGATGGAGTTTGCTCCATCATTCAACCTTCCAACCATTTGCAGTACATTTATCTCATCTGGATCAACTAATAATGTCCTTTCTTTCTCCTTCCACCCTATCATCTGTTCCAATAAACCACATCAAAATTTACAATTTATACGAGTTAGCAACTACtatcaatttatgtgacacagtTTGACTCGGCAAGACGTTTGTTGTAGTGAtatatagcatttaatttgttGCGCTATAAGACTTTTGAAATTACTcatggtcttaaacatgccataATATTTAGGTAGCTATAAAATCTTCTCCTTTAAGGATAAAATGAGAAGCTTATAGTTGAgatgttttcaaatatatatgttcTTTTTGAAACACACTAATAAGGAAATAGTGTCACGAATGAAGGGagtgttgaagtgtgtgaccatctcatctaaaatcTTAACACGCCCCCTCATTTTTTTCATGAGTCAAGCATgtggaaattctttttttatatggatgGCGGTGATATTCGATTTCAAGACCAAGTACGTGGAAATTCTATTTGATATGAGTGGTAGTGAGATTCGATCTTAAAGACATTTGCTTGCTCTGATATCACGTTGAAGTGTGTGactatctcatctaaaagtttaagctATTAGAGAAAACACAATTTTATTACTTAATAATATTCTTAACAGGGAGTATCCCATTTAGTATTATATTAACAAGCCATATGGTAGGAAAATTATAAGAATGTTGagacaaatgaaagaaataaaaaagcagaaaatattttgtaggaAGTTGTTTGGTTGTATTGTACCTTAGGAGGGCCCTCCAATGCATTAGTAGAGTACAATCTTGCACTGTCTACTATGTGACAGTATGTATGGAATGCACTTGCAAATCTCTTGTGTGATTTCAGTTGTGAATTCACCCTTACTGCTCTTCTACACATGATAGCTCTCCTGTGAAAAACAAGTAGAAATTAATTACACCATATATACCAGAACCTAAGTTgtgcggactcttcactttcgatgCCGCACgtgtgtcggattctccaaaaatacactacttttgaagAATCTGACACGCACCCACCCGTTTACACTTTCGAAGAGTTCAAGAAACATAGACTAGAACTGGAAAGAATTAAATGTGTTACCTTATTCCTCTAATG
This genomic stretch from Solanum stenotomum isolate F172 chromosome 10, ASM1918654v1, whole genome shotgun sequence harbors:
- the LOC125878172 gene encoding G-type lectin S-receptor-like serine/threonine-protein kinase SD2-5; the protein is MESWISLYLVMIFLFLPETCIASVQNKGRLNLGFQGSQMTWIDNDGLILVSNSSKFAFGFNPTNDVTLFLLVVIHVSSSTIVWSANRDSPVRNNDNFVFDDTGNANLQSGKSTIWSTNTADKGVSAMELKDSGNLILVGKDGSVIWESFTHPVDTLLSGQNFTQGMKLVSTPNNNNLSYSLEFKSGDMVLSASFQPPQPYWAMGKDDRRTINQVGGGVTSAILDGNAWKIYGEKRVLLWQFIFPDDKYPNATRLAVLGEDGSITFSILQDESKLDSGTRIPQDECSRPDSCDPYFICYSGNKCQCPSALPSCKPETASFCNKDVELVDAGDSLGYFALGFVSPSAKTDLNGCKASCVGNCSCAAMFFDSTSGNCFMFDQIGSLQGSVNGAGFKSYIKVSASQGNGDSGGGGGGGKGRLPIVFGIVISSAIVILGLIYGGIRYQRRKNNKMPDSAKGSSEEDNFLEGLSGMPIRFSYKELQNATNNFSIKLGQGGFGSVYQGVLPDGTRLAVKKLEGIGQGKKEFRAEVSIIGSIHHLHLVRLRGFCAEGTHRLLAYEYMGNGSLEKWLFKKNKEFLLDWDTRFNIALGTAKGLAYLHEDCDVKIVHCDIKPENVLLDDHFLAKVSDFGLAKLMTREQSHVFTTMRGTRGYLAPEWITNYAISEKSDVFSYGMVLLEIIGGRKNYDPSQSSEKSHFPSYAFRMMEEGKLEDLIDRNLKVEEEDERVSIAIKVALWCIQDDMSLRPSMAKVVQMLEGISHVPSPPTASQMGSRLFSSYLKSLSGEGTSSGTSAPSDCNSDAYLSAVRLSGPR